The proteins below are encoded in one region of Terriglobia bacterium:
- a CDS encoding phosphatidylglycerol lysyltransferase domain-containing protein, producing MEALLVKYGYAVLLLGVAVEGEFFLLAASYLAHRGILFSLPLVMVTAIIANCGADQIYYVLARTRGRTWLQKRFGEHPRYQRVVSLMARHGNWLLLFSRYAFGFRIIIPAACGALDMPPLRFTVINVFAGVIWAVPTALLGFYLGAVGESLILDFRKYELWALLGFLVAAAAVLLARHWRRAEWVEDLKAADVHTFAPLLIGVMGAINLLEAILPRDPAGMRALRDWLPLEVTQPSRPLMLFAGVALLQVSRNLARRKELAWYIAIVALSMSLVLHITRGLDLHHSLIAGLLLAYLIYNRRRFYALSDPLSMKRAVLMVPVMAATVFLYGYTGLNHFQQQFNWYPGATPFNETIRAGILIAEPNLDPLTEIASRYLGSLQIAGWLARFYLLALILRPVILRDRMEAPRTEIERIFATQSRHSLSAFAMQSDKHHLLVAGGRGLVAYASRGSVALTCGDPMAPDKLFKQSILEYVGFCRRRGWTPCFYEVAEVRLPLYHGLGMHSLKMAEEALIDLKEFSLTGNKRANLRAMVNKAVKSGLSVSRYDRKMQADRAIDEKLEEVSEEWLSEKHLGELGFTLGRFSLEALEKMPVFLASVGDELQAFCSWLPYRNGAAVVLDLMRKRKDAVAGTMDFLLAQSLVQLQAAGFAEASLANAPLANVTGPRGPLERGVALLFENMNAFYGYKNLFQFKKKFAPRWEGRYLVYPKGADLPQVAYALTSVHSGGGVLQILFRR from the coding sequence ATGGAAGCATTGCTGGTCAAATACGGTTATGCAGTCTTACTGCTCGGAGTGGCGGTAGAGGGGGAATTCTTCCTTCTGGCCGCCTCCTATCTTGCGCACCGCGGCATCCTGTTCAGCCTGCCGCTGGTCATGGTGACGGCGATCATCGCCAATTGCGGCGCCGACCAGATCTATTATGTTCTTGCCCGGACACGTGGTCGCACATGGTTGCAGAAGCGCTTCGGCGAGCACCCTCGCTATCAGAGGGTGGTGAGCCTGATGGCGCGACATGGCAACTGGCTCCTGCTCTTCAGCCGGTATGCTTTCGGATTCAGGATTATCATACCGGCTGCCTGCGGGGCGCTCGACATGCCGCCCCTGCGATTCACAGTGATCAATGTGTTCGCCGGTGTGATCTGGGCCGTGCCCACTGCTCTGCTGGGATTTTATCTCGGCGCGGTGGGCGAAAGTCTGATCCTCGACTTCAGGAAATACGAGCTGTGGGCGCTTCTCGGCTTCCTGGTCGCAGCCGCGGCCGTTCTGCTCGCGCGCCATTGGCGCCGCGCCGAGTGGGTGGAAGACTTGAAGGCGGCAGATGTGCACACCTTTGCGCCGCTGCTTATCGGTGTCATGGGCGCGATCAACCTGCTGGAAGCCATCCTGCCTCGCGACCCCGCAGGCATGAGGGCGCTGAGAGACTGGCTCCCGCTGGAGGTAACGCAGCCGAGCCGTCCCCTGATGCTCTTTGCCGGGGTCGCCCTGTTGCAAGTCTCACGCAACCTGGCGCGCCGCAAAGAGCTCGCGTGGTACATCGCGATTGTGGCATTAAGCATGTCTCTGGTTTTGCACATCACCCGGGGACTCGATCTCCATCACTCCCTGATCGCCGGCCTCCTGCTCGCCTATCTGATCTACAATCGACGACGCTTTTACGCTCTCAGCGATCCCCTTTCGATGAAGCGGGCTGTGCTGATGGTTCCTGTGATGGCCGCAACGGTGTTCCTATACGGCTACACGGGATTGAATCATTTCCAACAACAGTTCAACTGGTATCCAGGCGCCACCCCCTTCAATGAGACGATCCGCGCGGGCATTCTCATCGCAGAGCCGAACCTCGATCCGCTCACGGAGATTGCCTCCCGCTACCTCGGGTCCCTGCAGATCGCCGGCTGGCTGGCGCGCTTTTACCTGCTCGCTCTGATCTTGAGACCCGTGATCCTTCGCGATCGCATGGAAGCGCCGCGCACCGAAATCGAGCGGATCTTCGCGACCCAAAGCCGGCACTCACTCTCGGCCTTTGCCATGCAGAGTGACAAGCACCACCTGCTCGTCGCCGGGGGCCGCGGCTTGGTCGCTTACGCCAGTCGCGGGTCGGTTGCCTTAACTTGCGGGGACCCGATGGCTCCCGACAAGCTTTTTAAACAAAGCATCCTGGAGTACGTGGGATTTTGCCGCAGGCGCGGCTGGACCCCTTGCTTTTATGAGGTGGCGGAGGTGCGCCTCCCCCTTTACCATGGTCTCGGCATGCACTCTTTGAAAATGGCTGAGGAAGCCCTAATTGACCTCAAGGAATTCAGCCTGACTGGAAACAAGCGGGCAAATCTGCGCGCCATGGTAAACAAAGCGGTCAAGTCCGGCTTGAGTGTGAGCCGCTATGACCGGAAGATGCAGGCGGATCGGGCAATCGATGAGAAGCTCGAAGAGGTTTCAGAAGAGTGGTTGTCGGAGAAACACCTCGGCGAACTCGGCTTCACGCTGGGCCGCTTCTCGCTCGAAGCCCTGGAAAAGATGCCCGTATTTCTCGCATCCGTCGGCGACGAACTGCAGGCCTTTTGCTCCTGGCTGCCCTACCGCAACGGCGCAGCTGTCGTGCTGGATCTGATGAGAAAACGCAAGGATGCCGTCGCCGGCACCATGGATTTTCTCCTGGCCCAGTCGCTGGTGCAATTGCAGGCGGCCGGCTTCGCCGAGGCCAGCCTGGCCAATGCTCCACTGGCAAACGTCACCGGCCCGCGCGGTCCCCTGGAACGCGGCGTAGCCTTGTTGTTCGAGAACATGAATGCGTTTTACGGATACAAGAACCTGTTCCAATTCAAGAAGAAGTTCGCGCCCCGTTGGGAAGGGAGGTACCTGGTCTATCCGAAAGGCGCCGACCTGCCCCAGGTAGCTTACGCTCTGACCAGCGTGCATAGCGGCGGGGGCGTGCTTCAGATTCTCTTCAGGAGGTGA
- a CDS encoding CoA pyrophosphatase has translation MELREQIRKKLAQLNPKRLAAGYAREAAVLMLVFERGGEPYFLLTRRTEAVSTHKGQISFPGGMRQDGESLEQTALRETFEEVGIDRGRIEILGRFHDYISITNHLVAPFPGYIGGAFTTVPQHTEVAEVLQVPFAVFEDPGRLRMKRMLRSGKMRNVCFYRYEPYEIWGLTARIIRDFFETLRLEPR, from the coding sequence ATGGAACTGCGTGAACAGATCCGCAAAAAGCTCGCTCAACTGAATCCGAAGAGGCTGGCTGCCGGCTATGCGCGGGAGGCTGCCGTCCTCATGCTGGTCTTTGAGCGCGGCGGCGAACCCTATTTCCTGCTAACGCGGCGCACGGAAGCGGTCAGCACCCACAAGGGTCAGATCTCTTTTCCCGGGGGGATGCGCCAGGACGGAGAAAGTCTGGAACAAACGGCATTGCGCGAAACTTTCGAGGAAGTGGGTATCGACCGGGGCCGCATTGAAATTCTGGGCCGATTCCATGACTACATCTCGATCACCAACCACCTGGTCGCGCCGTTCCCCGGTTATATCGGAGGAGCATTCACCACGGTTCCGCAGCATACTGAAGTGGCCGAAGTACTCCAGGTGCCGTTCGCTGTTTTTGAGGATCCCGGCCGTTTGCGTATGAAGAGGATGCTGCGCTCAGGGAAAATGAGGAATGTCTGTTTTTATCGGTACGAGCCCTATGAAATCTGGGGTCTGACCGCACGGATCATTAGAGATTTTTTCGAAACGCTTCGCCTGGAACCTCGCTGA
- a CDS encoding polyphosphate kinase 2 family protein, giving the protein MKLSAQLVVEPGHKAKLVHRNPNATPGIKNKGAAETALGKNMARLAELQYLLYAESKHAVLIVIQAMDAGGKDGTIRHVMSSLNPQGTHVTPFKVPTAEEATHDFLWRIHKATPRLGEFAIFNRSHYEDVLVVRVHNLVPKSVWSERYDQINAFEKLLAESQVRIFKFFLHISRDEQKARFEKRLDDPTRQWKLSPADFTERDYWDDYIRAYEDALTRCSTPWAPWHVIPANKKWFRNLAVSQILVETLEELNMKFPPPSMDVAKVKLK; this is encoded by the coding sequence ATGAAGCTGAGTGCACAACTGGTTGTGGAGCCGGGCCACAAGGCAAAGCTAGTGCATCGGAATCCGAACGCAACTCCCGGCATCAAAAACAAAGGGGCTGCCGAAACAGCGCTGGGAAAAAACATGGCCCGGCTCGCCGAGCTGCAGTATCTGCTTTATGCCGAAAGCAAACACGCGGTGCTTATCGTCATCCAGGCGATGGATGCGGGTGGGAAAGACGGGACCATCCGCCACGTGATGTCGAGCTTGAATCCGCAGGGAACCCACGTTACGCCATTCAAGGTTCCCACGGCCGAAGAGGCGACCCACGACTTTCTCTGGCGCATCCACAAGGCCACTCCACGGCTGGGAGAATTCGCCATATTCAACCGCTCGCACTATGAGGACGTGCTCGTAGTGCGGGTCCATAATCTGGTGCCCAAATCTGTCTGGTCGGAACGCTACGATCAGATTAACGCCTTCGAAAAGCTGCTGGCCGAATCCCAGGTCAGGATTTTCAAATTCTTCCTCCACATCAGCAGGGATGAGCAGAAGGCCCGATTCGAGAAGCGGTTGGATGACCCGACACGGCAATGGAAGCTCTCGCCGGCGGATTTCACGGAACGGGATTACTGGGATGACTACATCCGTGCCTATGAGGATGCGTTGACGCGCTGCAGCACCCCCTGGGCCCCCTGGCATGTCATCCCTGCCAACAAGAAGTGGTTCCGCAATCTGGCCGTTTCCCAGATCCTCGTGGAAACGCTTGAAGAGCTGAACATGAAGTTCCCTCCACCGAGCATGGATGTCGCGAAGGTGAAGCTCAAGTAA
- a CDS encoding isocitrate/isopropylmalate dehydrogenase family protein produces the protein MAKYKIAWLPGDGIGVEVLQAARVVLDQLGVDAEYLHGDIGWEFWQKEGDPFPQRTIDLLRRVDAALFGAITSKPVKAAEAELSPALRGKGLVYRSPIVRMRQLFDLYNCFRPCKAYPGNSLNYREGIDLIIFRENTEDLYAGVEFAPVPAEVSALLAKLSEPFGAFQQLAPDQYALSCKINTRRGSERIVRAAFEYARKFHRRRVTVVHKANVVRATDGLFLETARAVAREYPEIPMDDANIDAMTMWLLKNPFNYDVLVAPNLYGDIVSDLCAQMVGGLGFGCSGNIGERLAVFEPTHGSAPKYAGQQKVNPIATILAVKMMLDWLGEADKSGRLEAAVASVIREGKVRTYDMGGSHTTMEMAAEIAHKLTLTTGAKAQA, from the coding sequence ATGGCTAAATACAAAATCGCCTGGCTGCCTGGCGACGGCATCGGCGTCGAGGTTCTTCAGGCTGCGCGAGTTGTACTCGATCAGTTGGGTGTTGATGCAGAGTACCTGCACGGGGATATCGGTTGGGAGTTTTGGCAGAAAGAAGGCGACCCTTTTCCGCAACGTACAATCGACCTGCTTCGCCGTGTCGATGCTGCCTTGTTCGGCGCCATCACCTCCAAGCCCGTCAAGGCCGCGGAGGCTGAGCTGTCGCCGGCGCTCCGGGGCAAGGGCCTCGTGTACCGCTCACCGATCGTACGCATGCGCCAGCTATTCGACCTCTACAATTGTTTCCGGCCCTGCAAGGCTTATCCGGGGAACAGCCTTAATTACAGAGAGGGGATCGACCTCATCATATTCCGCGAGAATACCGAGGATCTTTATGCGGGTGTGGAGTTTGCACCGGTGCCTGCCGAGGTTTCCGCGCTCCTCGCCAAACTCTCGGAGCCGTTCGGAGCGTTTCAGCAGCTCGCGCCCGACCAATATGCCCTCTCGTGCAAGATCAACACGCGGCGTGGTTCGGAACGCATCGTGCGGGCAGCGTTTGAATATGCCCGCAAGTTTCACCGGCGGAGGGTCACAGTCGTCCACAAGGCCAACGTCGTGCGCGCCACTGACGGTCTTTTCCTCGAAACTGCCCGGGCTGTGGCGAGAGAGTACCCCGAAATCCCGATGGACGACGCCAACATCGACGCTATGACGATGTGGCTGCTCAAGAATCCGTTCAACTACGACGTGCTGGTCGCCCCGAATCTGTATGGCGATATCGTCTCGGACCTCTGTGCCCAAATGGTCGGCGGGCTGGGATTTGGATGTTCAGGCAATATCGGAGAGCGGCTGGCGGTCTTCGAGCCCACGCATGGATCTGCGCCGAAGTATGCCGGCCAACAGAAAGTCAATCCGATTGCGACCATCCTCGCCGTCAAGATGATGCTGGATTGGCTTGGGGAGGCCGATAAGAGCGGACGCCTCGAAGCCGCTGTGGCGAGCGTGATCCGCGAAGGGAAGGTGCGCACCTACGACATGGGCGGCAGCCATACCACGATGGAAATGGCGGCCGAAATTGCGCACAAGCTGACTTTGACGACTGGCGCCAAAGCGCAAGCTTGA
- a CDS encoding 3-isopropylmalate dehydratase large subunit, protein MGMTIVEKILARATGRPCVKVGEVVEPAVDLAMSHENGALVINQFLDIYKGTGLEPRIWDPSRVAIIFDHRVPAESSKTATNQKKVRDFVRQQGIQKFHDIRGDQGGICHQVLPEYGYVRPGSVVVGTDSHTTTHGALGAFAFGIGATEMASVWTLGTVLNLEVPGTIKVVVSGRMSERVSPKDLILHLIGVLTAQGANFMTIEFHGGTIRNMSTSGRLVLCNMSVEAGATSGIVPPDEETVRYLKEDAHVREEIILTAPDADASYSRLIEIDASVLSPQIACPHAVDNVKPVSAVAGTKINQVVVGSCTNGRLDDLAAAARIVKGKKVAAGIRMLIFPASWRIYKEALKAGYLGDLIDAGAVIINPGCGCCLGVHQGALADGDVALSTTNRNFQGRMGNPKSEVYLCSPEVAAASALAGVIRDPR, encoded by the coding sequence ATGGGAATGACGATTGTTGAAAAGATTCTCGCGCGCGCCACCGGCCGGCCTTGTGTAAAGGTTGGAGAAGTGGTGGAGCCGGCCGTAGACCTGGCCATGTCGCATGAGAATGGGGCGCTGGTCATCAACCAGTTTCTCGACATCTACAAAGGGACCGGACTGGAACCCCGGATTTGGGATCCCAGCCGTGTCGCGATCATCTTTGATCACCGCGTGCCGGCGGAGAGCTCAAAGACCGCCACGAATCAGAAGAAGGTGCGTGACTTCGTGCGCCAGCAGGGAATTCAGAAGTTTCATGACATCCGCGGTGATCAGGGGGGCATTTGCCATCAGGTTCTCCCCGAGTACGGCTATGTGCGTCCCGGGTCTGTAGTCGTCGGCACCGACAGCCATACTACAACGCACGGGGCCCTGGGAGCGTTTGCTTTCGGAATCGGCGCTACTGAGATGGCGAGTGTCTGGACTCTGGGAACGGTGTTGAATCTCGAGGTGCCCGGCACAATCAAGGTGGTTGTGAGCGGGCGCATGAGCGAGCGTGTCTCGCCCAAGGATCTGATCCTGCACCTCATCGGGGTGCTCACGGCCCAGGGCGCGAACTTCATGACCATCGAGTTCCACGGGGGGACGATCCGCAACATGTCTACTTCCGGGCGCCTGGTTCTCTGCAACATGTCGGTCGAGGCTGGCGCCACATCAGGGATCGTTCCGCCCGACGAAGAGACCGTCCGCTATCTTAAGGAAGACGCCCATGTCAGGGAGGAAATTATATTGACCGCCCCCGATGCCGACGCTTCCTACAGCCGGCTGATCGAGATCGACGCCTCGGTGCTATCGCCGCAGATTGCCTGCCCCCACGCCGTGGACAACGTGAAGCCTGTCAGTGCGGTGGCCGGGACAAAGATCAACCAGGTGGTGGTCGGCTCGTGCACGAACGGGCGGCTGGATGACCTGGCTGCGGCGGCCCGGATCGTGAAAGGGAAAAAAGTGGCGGCCGGAATAAGAATGCTGATCTTCCCTGCATCGTGGCGCATCTATAAAGAAGCACTCAAGGCAGGCTATCTCGGGGATCTGATCGATGCCGGAGCCGTGATCATAAATCCCGGCTGCGGCTGTTGCTTGGGGGTGCACCAGGGAGCTTTGGCCGACGGCGATGTCGCACTCTCGACGACCAACCGCAACTTCCAGGGGCGAATGGGAAATCCGAAGTCGGAAGTCTACCTCTGTTCTCCTGAAGTGGCGGCAGCGAGTGCACTGGCTGGTGTCATTAGAGATCCGAGATAG
- a CDS encoding 3-isopropylmalate dehydratase, which produces MTANVVIKFGDDISTDAIYPGRFMATVLPSETPQYAFADYPEFRALVKDGAIPAGSVIAAGTNFGCGSSREQAASALRGYNLTVVARGFARIFLQNAVNLGLQVVTCPGFEASAGDDLEIAADSVLNRTTGRRFPIQPLPEARQAIMKAGGLIPYTRRRLLERR; this is translated from the coding sequence ATGACTGCAAATGTGGTAATAAAGTTTGGTGATGACATCTCGACGGACGCGATCTATCCCGGAAGATTCATGGCGACAGTTCTTCCCAGCGAGACTCCACAGTACGCGTTTGCCGACTATCCTGAGTTTCGTGCGCTGGTCAAGGATGGGGCCATCCCGGCGGGGAGCGTGATCGCGGCCGGCACCAATTTCGGCTGCGGTTCATCACGCGAACAGGCTGCATCGGCGTTGCGGGGCTACAATCTCACCGTCGTCGCGCGCGGCTTCGCCCGCATTTTCCTGCAGAATGCCGTCAACCTGGGCTTGCAGGTGGTGACCTGCCCGGGGTTCGAAGCGTCGGCGGGAGACGATCTCGAGATCGCCGCGGATTCCGTTCTTAACCGAACCACAGGAAGACGCTTTCCGATCCAACCGCTGCCCGAGGCCAGGCAAGCAATCATGAAGGCGGGCGGCTTGATTCCATATACGCGCCGGCGCCTCTTGGAAAGACGGTAG